One segment of Rhodopirellula baltica SH 1 DNA contains the following:
- a CDS encoding DUF1552 domain-containing protein: MSKPSYKPRLKTLNRRMLLRGASTCLALPWLEAMLPRSAAAAESTKVVPRMGMFYFGTGMNMREFYPEGYGKDAKMSRILKPLEEQRDQFTVLSGTSLSHGGGHDGAYPFATSIARGEKQTISPDQLAAEVQGKHTRFPSLQLSVKRGTGFGSQALATISWNRQGIPLAAENDPQTIFNHLFRPPNSQQLLQQSDEFRQRGSVLDAVLSDAKRLQTRLSQSDRQQLDQYFHSIREVETTLGREMDWSDRPKPKPNLDGFGDYEKAIAPEGNGKFVYDTYAKLMYDLIALAFQTDSTRVVSYVVRTELAGGVYPEFGVSKGYHELTHHGNDPKNLEELARVDTIYMQHWSHFLNRLASIREGEGTLLDNTLLGFSSGMGIGHSKDVLPTMISGGSGLGIRHQTHLQLKDNTPLSSLWQTMVERMGVNVDGEFQDSTGTIGELLA; the protein is encoded by the coding sequence ATGAGTAAACCGTCCTACAAACCACGACTCAAGACGCTCAACCGCCGGATGCTTCTGCGTGGTGCCAGCACCTGTTTGGCGCTGCCTTGGTTGGAAGCGATGTTGCCACGATCCGCCGCCGCTGCAGAATCGACCAAAGTCGTCCCACGGATGGGCATGTTCTACTTTGGCACCGGTATGAACATGCGTGAGTTCTACCCAGAAGGCTATGGCAAAGACGCGAAGATGTCTCGCATCTTGAAGCCACTGGAAGAGCAACGCGATCAGTTCACCGTGTTGTCGGGAACCTCGCTCAGCCACGGCGGTGGTCACGATGGTGCCTACCCGTTTGCGACATCGATTGCTCGCGGCGAAAAACAAACCATTTCGCCTGACCAATTGGCTGCCGAAGTGCAGGGAAAGCACACTCGATTCCCGTCGCTGCAGTTGTCGGTCAAGCGAGGCACTGGCTTTGGCTCGCAAGCATTGGCAACCATCTCGTGGAATCGCCAGGGCATCCCATTGGCAGCGGAGAATGATCCGCAGACCATCTTCAACCATCTCTTCCGTCCGCCCAACTCACAACAACTGCTCCAACAAAGCGACGAATTTCGGCAACGCGGCAGTGTGCTCGACGCAGTGCTCTCGGATGCGAAACGACTGCAAACCCGACTCAGCCAATCCGATCGTCAACAGCTCGACCAATACTTCCATTCCATTCGCGAAGTTGAAACGACGTTGGGCCGCGAAATGGATTGGTCTGATCGCCCCAAACCCAAACCTAACCTCGATGGGTTTGGTGATTACGAAAAAGCCATCGCGCCCGAGGGCAATGGGAAGTTTGTCTACGACACGTACGCGAAATTGATGTACGACTTGATCGCCCTTGCGTTTCAAACCGATTCCACGCGCGTGGTCAGCTACGTCGTTCGAACCGAACTGGCCGGCGGTGTGTACCCAGAATTTGGTGTCTCCAAGGGTTATCACGAACTGACGCATCACGGCAACGATCCAAAAAACCTGGAGGAGCTCGCCCGGGTTGACACGATTTACATGCAGCACTGGAGTCACTTCCTGAACCGGTTGGCATCCATTCGCGAAGGGGAGGGCACTTTGCTGGACAACACGCTGCTGGGGTTCTCCAGCGGCATGGGGATCGGCCACAGCAAAGACGTTTTGCCGACAATGATTTCCGGTGGCAGTGGACTCGGCATCCGCCATCAAACGCATCTTCAACTGAAAGACAACACGCCGCTTTCTTCTCTATGGCAAACCATGGTGGAACGGATGGGAGTGAACGTGGACGGTGAGTTCCAAGACAGCACCGGAACGATCGGGGAACTCCTCGCATGA
- a CDS encoding formylglycine-generating enzyme family protein has protein sequence MIRLCIKRLHAALVLALTLTVPIQAQEPARQSNPNSIGMQFVAIAPGEYRRGFDGSGQRDRQFALAHTFSNPQAFRFDSPSHLVVITKPFELQTTEVTVAQFREFVEATGYQTEAESNGGALGCFPKEKDYVDRFRKSPDVTWRTPGFEQSDDHPVVAVSWNDAVKFCEWLSEQETTTYRLPTEAEWEYACRAGQSTWYSWGSDPDEAYVHANVADGALEAAQPNTTRYQRAVKLEADDGDGVVFTAAVASFRPNPWGLHDMHGNVWEWCQDRWSADLYRRYLDDVPWPKRSQFTMTDPVMLEETPQHAYGDWRCIRGGAWTCAPASVRCSIRTFAEASDATIYTGFRVVRE, from the coding sequence ATGATTCGCCTGTGTATCAAACGACTGCACGCCGCACTCGTGTTGGCGTTGACACTGACAGTGCCCATCCAAGCACAGGAACCTGCACGGCAATCGAACCCAAATTCGATTGGCATGCAGTTCGTCGCGATCGCCCCCGGTGAATATCGCCGAGGTTTTGACGGTTCAGGGCAACGTGATCGCCAATTCGCACTGGCTCACACCTTCAGCAACCCTCAAGCATTCCGATTTGATTCACCATCGCACTTGGTGGTGATCACCAAACCATTCGAGCTGCAAACAACGGAAGTCACCGTCGCGCAGTTTCGCGAATTTGTGGAAGCGACCGGCTACCAAACCGAAGCGGAAAGCAACGGTGGAGCCTTGGGATGCTTTCCAAAAGAAAAAGACTACGTCGACCGCTTCCGAAAGTCGCCCGATGTGACCTGGAGGACTCCCGGGTTCGAACAATCCGATGATCATCCGGTCGTTGCCGTCAGTTGGAATGACGCGGTGAAGTTTTGCGAGTGGTTGTCGGAACAGGAAACGACGACGTATCGATTGCCAACCGAAGCCGAATGGGAATACGCCTGCCGCGCCGGTCAATCAACATGGTATTCATGGGGAAGCGATCCAGACGAAGCCTACGTTCATGCGAACGTCGCCGATGGGGCTCTCGAGGCCGCTCAACCAAACACAACCCGCTATCAGCGAGCGGTCAAACTAGAAGCTGACGACGGCGATGGCGTGGTCTTCACCGCCGCGGTCGCCAGTTTTCGCCCCAACCCGTGGGGCCTCCATGACATGCACGGCAATGTCTGGGAATGGTGCCAAGATCGCTGGTCGGCGGACCTCTATCGACGCTACCTCGACGACGTCCCCTGGCCAAAGCGATCCCAGTTCACCATGACCGATCCGGTGATGTTGGAAGAGACACCGCAACATGCGTACGGAGACTGGCGGTGCATACGAGGCGGGGCTTGGACGTGCGCCCCGGCTTCCGTTCGCTGTTCGATCCGCACGTTTGCAGAAGCGTCTGATGCAACGATCTACACCGGGTTTCGAGTCGTCCGAGAATAG
- a CDS encoding ECF-type sigma factor → MQQLSSMSEPQNVSHWIDQVKDGDSIAANQIWQHYYDRLVRSVRNKLFGQNRAVSDEEDIVLSVFDSFYSAAQKGRFPDLSDRDDLWRLLLKMSARKVVDKKRRDHRQRRGGDVQLHSLDKREDNQTFIEAIGDEPSPEMILMMEESVEQFFSHLGVGQLRDLAGAKLEGYSNAELAARFGCSERTIERRLHLIREKCHQELFDEHSSEETTDRDLGTNR, encoded by the coding sequence ATGCAACAGTTGTCTTCCATGTCGGAACCTCAAAATGTCAGCCACTGGATCGACCAAGTCAAAGACGGCGATTCCATCGCCGCCAACCAGATTTGGCAGCATTACTATGACCGATTGGTGAGATCAGTCCGAAACAAGCTTTTCGGTCAAAACCGAGCGGTCTCCGACGAAGAAGACATCGTCCTGAGCGTTTTTGACAGTTTCTATTCGGCCGCGCAAAAGGGCCGATTTCCGGATTTGTCCGACCGAGACGATTTGTGGCGTTTGCTACTGAAGATGTCCGCTCGAAAAGTGGTTGACAAAAAACGTCGTGACCATCGCCAACGACGCGGTGGTGACGTTCAACTGCATTCGTTGGATAAACGCGAAGACAACCAGACTTTCATCGAAGCCATCGGCGACGAGCCATCACCCGAGATGATTTTGATGATGGAAGAATCGGTGGAGCAATTTTTTTCGCATTTGGGTGTCGGGCAGTTGCGAGATTTGGCGGGTGCCAAGTTAGAAGGGTATTCCAACGCGGAACTTGCCGCACGATTTGGATGCTCCGAACGGACGATTGAACGTCGTCTGCATCTCATCCGTGAAAAATGTCACCAGGAACTGTTCGATGAGCATTCGTCAGAAGAAACTACCGATCGCGACCTTGGAACGAATCGATGA
- a CDS encoding serine/threonine-protein kinase — protein MERIDDLCAEFERKWQSDQSPSIESALTEDISPDERDVLLAELIVLDVDYRRRRSESPNEQDYLDRFPDNVSVIRDAFRGNDQPKRAFLPPSVEQLSEQFPSLQITELLGAGGMGAVYKARQEGLDRVVALKILPEEFGHDVKFALRFTREARTLAKLNHPNIVSVYEFGHVDDTYYFLMEYVDGSTLRDVVAAGQLAPAHALAIVPHLCDALQYAHDNGVIHRDIKPENILMAVDGSVKIADFGLSRILGDQDQPSALTGTHQIMGTPRYMAPEQLEGARGVDHRADIYSLGVVFYEMLTGELPIGRFAVPSKKVQIDVRLDDVVLRTLEKEPQRRYQRASQIKSDVQSIASGDRAALAPTQVMPSDPQRDHAHSSSGAHDQELAGRLLLTRRQLMERVESSLRPLFAGQVLQIFVGVALIALGAYCWAPNTHVPHRLFSGVIVHVYGLLLIIVAANVLVRIKRVDTSQPINEIRERLNAVRSFSLRVGPIIGIAWWLIWIPVVVAAGFDSILHPNSLYPSLILGVIGLVGSCGLYAMAMKSEPWRQKLGGRSVTNAERELAEIEQTNIR, from the coding sequence TTGGAACGAATCGATGACCTGTGCGCGGAGTTCGAACGAAAATGGCAATCCGACCAATCCCCCTCCATCGAATCGGCGCTGACCGAGGACATTTCACCCGACGAACGGGACGTTTTGCTGGCTGAATTGATTGTCTTGGATGTCGACTATCGGCGGCGACGATCCGAGAGCCCCAACGAGCAAGACTACCTGGATCGCTTTCCCGACAACGTCTCAGTCATCCGCGACGCTTTCCGCGGGAACGACCAACCCAAGCGAGCCTTCCTGCCGCCTTCGGTTGAACAACTGAGTGAGCAATTCCCCTCGTTGCAGATCACCGAACTACTCGGCGCAGGCGGAATGGGTGCGGTCTACAAAGCACGCCAGGAAGGGCTCGATCGCGTCGTTGCTCTCAAAATCCTTCCCGAAGAATTTGGTCACGACGTCAAGTTTGCGTTGCGGTTCACTCGTGAAGCTCGCACGCTCGCGAAATTGAACCATCCCAACATCGTCTCGGTCTATGAGTTCGGACACGTCGATGACACGTACTATTTCTTGATGGAATACGTGGACGGGTCGACGCTGCGGGATGTGGTCGCGGCCGGTCAGCTCGCTCCCGCTCATGCACTGGCGATCGTGCCGCATCTTTGCGACGCACTTCAGTACGCTCATGACAACGGCGTTATCCACCGAGACATCAAACCGGAAAACATTCTGATGGCCGTCGACGGTTCGGTAAAAATTGCCGACTTCGGACTTTCGCGAATCCTTGGCGATCAAGACCAACCTTCGGCGCTCACTGGAACCCACCAGATCATGGGCACCCCGCGGTACATGGCACCGGAACAACTCGAAGGTGCCCGTGGAGTCGACCATCGCGCCGACATTTATTCGCTCGGCGTGGTCTTCTACGAGATGCTGACTGGTGAACTTCCAATCGGTCGTTTCGCGGTTCCATCGAAGAAGGTCCAGATCGATGTTCGATTGGATGATGTTGTTTTGAGAACGCTCGAGAAGGAACCGCAACGTCGGTATCAGCGAGCCAGCCAAATCAAATCGGACGTGCAATCCATTGCCTCGGGTGACCGTGCCGCATTGGCACCGACTCAAGTCATGCCATCGGATCCCCAGCGTGATCATGCCCACTCGTCCTCGGGCGCCCACGACCAGGAACTCGCGGGCCGATTGTTGTTGACCCGCCGCCAACTCATGGAGCGGGTCGAATCATCGCTGCGACCTCTGTTCGCCGGACAGGTGCTTCAGATTTTCGTCGGCGTGGCACTGATCGCCCTGGGAGCCTACTGCTGGGCGCCCAACACGCATGTGCCACATCGATTGTTCAGCGGCGTGATCGTGCACGTCTATGGTTTGCTGCTGATCATTGTGGCTGCCAACGTTTTGGTTCGAATCAAACGCGTCGACACCTCCCAACCGATCAACGAAATCCGTGAAAGGCTGAATGCAGTCAGAAGCTTCTCACTTCGGGTCGGTCCGATCATCGGAATTGCATGGTGGTTGATTTGGATCCCCGTCGTCGTCGCCGCAGGATTCGATTCCATCCTCCATCCCAACTCACTTTATCCATCGCTGATCCTGGGTGTGATCGGACTCGTTGGCTCGTGCGGGTTGTACGCGATGGCGATGAAATCAGAACCCTGGCGTCAAAAACTCGGCGGGCGAAGTGTCACCAATGCCGAGCGAGAGCTCGCCGAAATCGAGCAAACCAACATCCGCTGA
- a CDS encoding SDR family oxidoreductase, which yields MNNNNRVAIVTGGSRGIGAAIAERLASDGFSVVINYANSSKAADELTQRITEAGGSAQSFQADVSDSDAVEKLFDFATESFGGVDVLVNNAGVLKMQPLAETSDEDFARLVDVNLKGCFHTMREAACRLRDGGRVINLSSSVIGLRMPNYGVYSATKAAVEAMSSVLANELRGRQITVNSVAPGPTATKLFLDDKSDELIDRLTNMSPLERLGQPDDIASVVSFLAGPDGSWVNGQTLRANGGVV from the coding sequence ATGAACAACAACAACCGGGTTGCCATTGTCACCGGTGGGTCACGCGGGATCGGTGCGGCAATTGCCGAACGATTGGCGAGCGACGGATTTTCGGTTGTGATCAACTACGCAAACAGTTCCAAGGCGGCCGATGAACTGACCCAACGCATCACAGAAGCAGGTGGTTCGGCACAGTCATTTCAAGCCGATGTGAGTGACTCGGACGCGGTCGAGAAACTCTTTGATTTCGCGACGGAGTCGTTTGGCGGGGTGGACGTGTTGGTCAACAACGCTGGCGTTCTGAAGATGCAACCGCTTGCTGAGACCTCGGACGAGGATTTTGCTCGGCTGGTCGATGTCAACCTGAAGGGGTGTTTCCACACGATGCGAGAAGCGGCCTGCCGACTTCGCGATGGTGGTCGGGTGATCAATCTGTCGTCCAGCGTCATCGGATTGCGAATGCCGAATTACGGTGTTTACTCCGCAACAAAGGCGGCTGTGGAGGCCATGTCATCTGTGCTGGCGAATGAATTGAGAGGACGACAGATCACGGTCAACTCTGTTGCTCCTGGCCCAACCGCGACCAAGCTTTTCCTGGACGACAAGTCAGATGAGTTGATCGATCGGTTAACGAACATGTCGCCGCTGGAACGTCTGGGACAACCCGATGACATCGCATCCGTGGTGTCCTTTTTGGCCGGTCCGGATGGGTCTTGGGTGAATGGTCAAACGCTGCGGGCAAATGGTGGGGTTGTTTGA
- a CDS encoding sulfatase-like hydrolase/transferase, producing MSRVLPLLSTLLLTYFLPFASSNATEPSGVTTHPNILMIYADDLGYEALQCYDGLDFATPKLDAMAAEGVRFDRAYASPVCTPSRVSLLTGLYPFRHSHLGVLPVHKGTRQKVDFGKMPTFPQLMREGGYTTSVTGKWQLATLEVWPNHIRNAGFDSWCVWQIWRDGEKTSRHWNPTFNEDGHIREDIQQRFGPDVLVDHVIDQMAEAQASQQPFLIIHNELLPHDPIVETPEDRRLKRQPRLAHMIEYMDQLVGRLLDAVERLGIRDNTYVVFMGDNGTHEVDFDNPKFGQPGEQKHTRHTRAGNVNGGKFDLNDAGTHVPLIVWGPPSVPAGQVCDDLVDVVDLFPTYCELTGTTIPESLRVDGRSIAPQIHGQTGKHRPWVHHAISGKGDSLFDGSWRLSSQKDQLWDARELPAESPAAANDEHAESARVRLEKVFRTLHQNASQ from the coding sequence ATGTCCCGAGTCTTACCTCTCCTTTCTACATTGCTACTCACTTATTTTTTGCCTTTCGCGTCATCCAATGCCACTGAGCCCTCCGGCGTCACGACTCACCCAAACATCTTGATGATCTACGCCGACGACCTCGGCTATGAAGCACTGCAGTGTTATGACGGCCTCGATTTCGCCACGCCAAAACTGGATGCGATGGCAGCGGAAGGTGTGCGGTTCGATCGGGCCTACGCGAGCCCTGTCTGCACACCCTCACGGGTCAGCCTACTGACAGGGCTGTATCCGTTTCGACATTCGCATCTTGGAGTCCTACCGGTACACAAGGGAACACGCCAAAAAGTGGACTTTGGAAAAATGCCGACCTTCCCGCAATTAATGCGGGAAGGTGGGTACACGACCAGCGTCACCGGCAAATGGCAACTGGCGACTCTTGAAGTCTGGCCAAACCATATTCGCAACGCAGGCTTTGATTCCTGGTGCGTCTGGCAAATTTGGCGAGACGGCGAAAAGACGTCACGTCATTGGAACCCGACGTTCAACGAAGACGGCCATATCCGGGAAGACATCCAGCAACGATTTGGTCCCGATGTTTTGGTCGACCATGTGATTGATCAGATGGCCGAGGCGCAAGCGTCGCAACAACCTTTCTTGATCATCCACAATGAATTGCTTCCGCACGATCCAATCGTTGAAACCCCCGAGGATCGAAGGCTGAAGCGGCAACCTCGTCTTGCGCACATGATCGAATACATGGACCAATTGGTCGGACGGTTACTCGATGCGGTGGAAAGACTCGGAATTCGAGACAACACTTACGTGGTATTCATGGGTGACAATGGCACTCACGAGGTTGACTTTGACAATCCGAAATTTGGACAACCGGGGGAACAAAAACACACTCGTCATACGCGTGCCGGAAATGTCAACGGCGGCAAGTTCGACCTGAATGATGCGGGCACTCATGTTCCGCTGATCGTCTGGGGACCGCCATCGGTACCCGCCGGCCAGGTTTGTGACGACTTGGTGGATGTCGTGGATCTGTTCCCCACCTATTGCGAATTGACCGGTACGACAATCCCTGAATCACTGAGGGTCGATGGCCGCAGCATCGCGCCGCAGATTCACGGCCAAACCGGGAAGCATCGTCCGTGGGTGCACCACGCGATTAGCGGAAAAGGAGACAGTCTGTTCGACGGTTCATGGCGACTATCCAGTCAGAAGGACCAATTGTGGGACGCCCGCGAACTGCCGGCCGAATCACCAGCGGCAGCGAATGATGAACACGCCGAATCAGCTCGCGTCCGACTCGAGAAAGTTTTTCGAACGCTTCATCAAAACGCCTCCCAGTGA
- a CDS encoding lactonase family protein, protein MIGETQMSSELSGDQQTTTRAYFGMKFGLMAMVVLAVLQGSPVMAETLNVWFGTTTPRGGASEGIYHATFDTESGKLSPATLAAKAQQPGFLAMHPNKPVLYASSGNGVTAYRVQADSTGAKLVEMGSVESGDGGVAHLATDRTGSVLLSAQYGGGSTTLYELAEDGSVKRRVQVYEHDALLSPAGSGVVGNRQDAPHAHWVGTSPDNRFAFTPDLGMDKVVIWKLDPNGPSLTHHGFGEGIPGGGPRHMKFSPDGKRIYLLNELALSVTVFDYEAKAGTMTAGQTVPALSEEIKAKERFNSASEIRVHPSGKFVYSANRGHDSISVFRIDEAGQMELVEVEAIRGGWPRNFNLDPSGRWLIAAGRDSHTATVFEIDADTGELTFTRQTQQVPTPICVLFSK, encoded by the coding sequence ATGATCGGAGAGACGCAGATGAGCAGCGAATTGAGCGGCGACCAGCAAACAACAACGCGAGCGTACTTTGGGATGAAATTTGGCCTGATGGCCATGGTTGTTTTGGCCGTTTTGCAAGGGAGTCCGGTGATGGCGGAAACACTGAACGTTTGGTTTGGAACCACAACGCCCCGAGGCGGTGCCAGCGAAGGGATCTACCACGCCACTTTCGACACCGAATCGGGCAAACTGAGTCCGGCGACCTTGGCGGCCAAGGCACAGCAACCCGGGTTCTTGGCGATGCATCCAAACAAGCCCGTGCTATACGCCTCCAGCGGGAACGGCGTCACGGCTTATCGTGTGCAAGCCGATTCCACGGGCGCAAAATTGGTTGAAATGGGGTCGGTCGAGAGCGGTGATGGTGGAGTCGCACACTTGGCAACCGATCGCACGGGAAGCGTGCTGCTCTCAGCACAATACGGCGGTGGCTCGACGACGTTGTATGAACTGGCCGAAGACGGTTCGGTCAAACGCCGTGTGCAGGTCTATGAACACGATGCCCTGTTGTCACCAGCGGGATCAGGCGTGGTTGGAAACCGCCAGGACGCACCGCACGCTCACTGGGTCGGGACATCGCCCGATAACCGATTCGCTTTCACGCCTGATTTGGGCATGGATAAAGTCGTGATTTGGAAATTGGATCCAAACGGTCCATCACTCACCCATCATGGTTTTGGCGAAGGGATCCCCGGTGGCGGGCCACGCCACATGAAGTTCAGCCCAGACGGTAAACGCATTTATCTGCTCAACGAGTTGGCTCTTTCGGTCACCGTGTTTGATTACGAAGCGAAGGCGGGGACGATGACGGCCGGGCAAACCGTCCCTGCCCTATCGGAAGAAATCAAAGCGAAAGAGCGTTTCAACAGTGCGTCTGAAATTCGCGTTCACCCGTCGGGCAAGTTTGTGTACTCCGCCAATCGCGGCCACGACAGCATCTCCGTTTTTCGCATTGATGAAGCGGGGCAAATGGAACTGGTCGAGGTCGAAGCCATCCGCGGTGGTTGGCCTCGCAACTTCAACCTTGATCCCAGCGGTCGCTGGTTGATTGCCGCTGGCAGAGACAGCCATACCGCGACGGTGTTTGAAATCGACGCGGACACCGGCGAGCTGACTTTTACACGCCAGACCCAACAAGTCCCCACACCGATCTGCGTGCTGTTCAGCAAGTAG
- the trkA gene encoding Trk system potassium transporter TrkA — translation MRILTLGGGTVGRWIADMLCRRRHSVTLIDSDPEIVRSINSELDVRAIEGNASQSTVLFSADVLSADLCLAVTGDDEVNIVAASMAKALGARRAIARVYAPAFRDLSTFDYQRHFQIDSLLSLEQLSASELARAIRNPDAIPLEHFARGQLQVYEMDVAAGSAAAGKKLMELQLPPSVRVGSLAREGRMWIASGADETRAGDRVSLVGMPDAVSVARQIFGGEKRRRKQSKVMIAGGGETGYHLAGLLGREDFRTVLLEQDAKRCEQLAKLLPDVTVVHANANRRSVLEDEGGGTVDYFVGCTGNDENNIMAGVEARELGASRVMCVVGRPDYANVVGKLGIDLAVSERDVVARQILGFLNEGAIISQSKLPNGSIGVYELEILEGSAVTQASLANLPLAGRCLIAAIQRDGFVRVPTASDVLEVNDIIVALIDLSDADEVLSLFHSD, via the coding sequence ATGAGGATTTTGACCCTCGGTGGCGGCACGGTTGGACGCTGGATCGCTGACATGCTGTGCAGACGCCGGCACAGTGTCACGTTGATTGACAGCGACCCTGAGATCGTTCGATCCATCAATAGCGAATTGGATGTCCGGGCAATCGAGGGCAACGCCTCGCAGAGCACCGTGTTGTTCTCGGCCGACGTTCTGAGTGCCGACTTGTGCCTCGCCGTCACCGGAGACGACGAAGTCAACATTGTCGCCGCGAGCATGGCCAAAGCACTGGGGGCTCGCCGCGCGATCGCTCGCGTTTACGCCCCCGCGTTTCGTGACCTGTCGACGTTTGACTACCAACGTCACTTCCAAATCGACAGTTTGCTGTCACTCGAACAACTCTCCGCTTCGGAGCTCGCTCGAGCCATCCGCAACCCCGATGCGATTCCGCTGGAACACTTCGCTCGCGGACAACTGCAGGTCTATGAAATGGATGTCGCGGCGGGCTCCGCGGCGGCAGGCAAGAAGTTGATGGAATTGCAACTTCCGCCGAGCGTTCGTGTTGGATCGCTCGCACGCGAAGGACGCATGTGGATCGCCAGCGGTGCCGACGAAACACGAGCCGGTGACCGAGTCAGCCTGGTTGGGATGCCGGATGCCGTCAGCGTTGCTCGCCAAATATTTGGTGGTGAGAAACGCCGTCGCAAACAATCCAAGGTCATGATCGCCGGCGGCGGCGAAACGGGTTATCACTTGGCTGGACTGCTCGGTCGGGAAGACTTTCGCACCGTGCTGTTGGAACAAGACGCGAAACGTTGCGAGCAATTGGCCAAGTTGCTGCCTGACGTCACCGTGGTGCATGCCAACGCCAACCGGCGCAGCGTTTTGGAAGACGAAGGTGGCGGCACGGTCGACTACTTCGTTGGTTGCACCGGCAACGATGAAAACAACATCATGGCGGGCGTTGAGGCTCGCGAGTTGGGCGCATCGCGTGTGATGTGCGTGGTCGGACGTCCCGATTACGCCAACGTGGTCGGAAAGCTCGGCATCGATTTGGCGGTCAGTGAACGAGACGTGGTCGCTCGCCAAATCCTTGGGTTCCTTAACGAAGGAGCCATCATCAGCCAAAGCAAATTGCCAAACGGTTCCATCGGTGTCTACGAATTGGAAATCCTGGAAGGATCCGCCGTCACACAGGCGTCGCTGGCCAACCTGCCTTTGGCGGGGCGATGCCTGATCGCCGCGATACAACGCGACGGATTTGTTCGCGTCCCAACCGCCAGCGACGTGCTGGAAGTCAACGACATCATTGTCGCCTTGATCGATTTATCCGATGCCGACGAAGTCCTTTCACTCTTTCACAGCGATTGA
- the serB gene encoding phosphoserine phosphatase SerB, with amino-acid sequence MNDSILPSTLGNSPIAPSPPTIVLLRFTGDDCPGLTASISERLHRFNCRVIDVNQAVIHRSLLLGMLVQIPGSEDPERLIRKMRRKSRKLGLKCKAKIVCDPDYDAWVDRQGKSRFILTLLSRSVTAEQFAAVSRLVSDQGLNIDVITRLSGRPKREPGDELTRACVEFSLRGDPTDVNALKASLLELSNRLNLDLAWQRDDAFRRNRRIVALDMDSTLLQAEVIDELAKEAGAGEKVSAITEAAMRGEIDFDESLRQRVQSLEGLPESVLPKVAERLQLTEGAERLLSNLRRFGYTTAILSGGFTYFGEHLQKLLGIDHVHANQLEIVDGKLTGRVLGPIVNAERKALLLEQLAANEGVDRKQMIAIGDGANDLPMLSRAGLGIAFHAKPIVRESAEHQMSTLGLDAVLYLLGVRDRDLVE; translated from the coding sequence GTGAACGATTCCATTTTGCCCTCCACTCTTGGGAATTCACCTATCGCGCCGAGTCCGCCGACAATCGTCCTGCTGCGTTTTACCGGCGACGATTGCCCGGGTTTGACCGCGTCCATTTCGGAACGGTTGCATCGGTTCAATTGCCGAGTCATCGACGTCAACCAAGCGGTGATCCATCGATCGCTGCTGTTAGGAATGCTTGTCCAGATTCCGGGCAGCGAAGACCCCGAACGCCTGATTCGAAAAATGCGGCGAAAGAGTCGCAAACTCGGTCTGAAATGCAAAGCCAAGATCGTTTGCGATCCGGACTATGACGCTTGGGTTGATCGACAAGGAAAATCGCGATTCATCCTGACGCTGTTGTCGCGTTCGGTCACTGCCGAACAATTTGCTGCGGTCAGTCGGTTGGTTTCGGACCAAGGACTGAACATCGATGTGATCACGCGATTGTCCGGACGCCCCAAACGCGAACCGGGTGACGAACTGACGCGTGCGTGCGTGGAGTTCTCCTTGCGAGGAGATCCGACGGATGTCAACGCTCTCAAAGCCAGCCTGTTGGAATTATCCAATCGCTTGAATTTGGATCTGGCATGGCAACGTGATGACGCATTCCGACGCAACCGACGCATCGTCGCGCTCGATATGGATTCGACTTTGCTGCAAGCCGAGGTGATCGACGAATTGGCAAAAGAAGCCGGTGCTGGAGAGAAAGTCAGTGCGATCACCGAGGCAGCAATGCGAGGCGAGATCGACTTTGACGAGTCGCTTCGTCAGCGGGTGCAATCCTTGGAAGGGCTACCCGAGAGCGTCCTTCCCAAAGTCGCCGAGCGTTTGCAGTTGACCGAAGGTGCCGAACGATTGCTTTCGAACCTGCGTCGTTTTGGCTACACGACCGCGATCTTGAGTGGTGGTTTCACCTACTTCGGCGAACACCTTCAGAAGCTGTTAGGGATCGATCATGTGCACGCCAATCAACTGGAGATCGTTGACGGAAAGCTAACTGGACGAGTCCTCGGCCCCATCGTCAATGCCGAACGCAAGGCGTTGCTGCTCGAACAACTTGCCGCCAACGAGGGCGTCGATCGCAAACAGATGATCGCGATCGGTGATGGTGCGAACGATCTGCCCATGCTCTCCCGCGCCGGTCTCGGGATTGCCTTTCACGCCAAACCGATCGTGCGTGAATCCGCTGAACATCAGATGTCCACATTGGGGCTGGACGCCGTTCTCTATCTGCTCGGCGTCAGAGACCGCGATCTGGTTGAGTGA